One part of the Methylobacterium mesophilicum SR1.6/6 genome encodes these proteins:
- the ilvD gene encoding dihydroxy-acid dehydratase, which translates to MVTRLNDKSKLPSRHVTEGPDRAPHRSYLYAMGLTREQIHQPLVGVASCWNEAAPCNISLMRQAQAVKKGVAAANGTPREFCTITVTDGIAMGHGGMRASLPSREVIADSVELTMRGHAYDALVGLAGCDKSLPGMMMAMVRLNVPSIFIYGGSILPGSFRGKPVTVQDLFEAVGKVAVGDMSLEDLDELEQVACPSAGACGAQFTANTMATVSEAIGLALPYSAGAPAPYEIRDKFCATAGEKVMELLAKQIRPRDIVTRKALENAATVVAASGGSTNAALHLPAIAHECGIAFTLFDVAEIFRRTPYIADLKPGGRYVAKDMFEVGGIPLLMKTLLDHGFMHGDCLTVTGRTIAENMDRVTWNPDQDVVYPANKPITPTGGVVGLKGNLAPEGAIVKVAGIPAEKQVFTGPARVFDGEEACFEAVQTRAYKEGDVLVIRYEGPRGGPGMREMLSTTAALYGQGMGDKVALITDGRFSGATRGFCVGHVGPEAAVGGPIGLIRDGDVITLDAIQGTLSVALSDDELAERRKAWTPRTNTATSGYLWKYAQGVGPALYGAVTHPGGAKETQTYADV; encoded by the coding sequence ATGGTGACGCGTTTGAACGACAAGTCGAAGCTGCCGAGCCGCCACGTCACGGAGGGGCCGGACCGCGCCCCGCACCGTTCCTATCTCTACGCCATGGGTCTGACCCGCGAGCAGATCCACCAGCCGCTGGTCGGCGTCGCCTCCTGCTGGAACGAGGCTGCGCCCTGCAACATCTCGCTGATGCGCCAAGCGCAGGCGGTGAAGAAGGGCGTCGCTGCGGCCAACGGCACGCCGCGCGAGTTCTGCACCATCACGGTCACCGACGGCATTGCCATGGGCCATGGCGGGATGCGCGCCTCCCTGCCGTCCCGGGAAGTCATCGCCGACTCGGTCGAGCTGACCATGCGCGGGCACGCCTACGACGCCCTCGTCGGCCTCGCCGGCTGCGACAAGTCGCTGCCCGGCATGATGATGGCGATGGTGCGCCTCAACGTCCCGTCGATCTTCATCTACGGCGGCTCGATCCTGCCCGGCTCGTTCCGCGGCAAGCCGGTGACCGTGCAGGACCTGTTCGAGGCGGTCGGCAAGGTCGCGGTCGGCGACATGAGCCTGGAGGATCTCGACGAGCTGGAGCAGGTCGCCTGCCCCTCGGCCGGCGCCTGCGGCGCGCAGTTCACCGCCAACACCATGGCGACCGTGTCCGAGGCGATCGGCCTGGCGCTGCCCTACTCGGCCGGCGCCCCGGCCCCCTACGAGATCCGCGACAAGTTCTGCGCCACCGCCGGCGAGAAGGTGATGGAGCTGCTCGCCAAGCAGATCCGCCCGCGCGACATCGTCACCCGCAAGGCCCTGGAGAACGCCGCCACGGTGGTTGCCGCCTCGGGCGGCTCGACCAACGCGGCCCTGCACCTGCCGGCCATCGCCCACGAGTGCGGCATCGCGTTCACGCTGTTCGACGTGGCCGAGATCTTCCGGCGCACCCCTTACATCGCCGATCTGAAGCCCGGCGGGCGCTACGTCGCCAAGGACATGTTCGAGGTCGGCGGCATCCCGCTGCTGATGAAGACACTCCTCGACCACGGCTTCATGCACGGCGACTGCCTGACGGTCACCGGCCGCACCATCGCGGAGAACATGGACCGGGTGACCTGGAACCCGGACCAGGACGTCGTCTACCCGGCCAACAAGCCGATCACCCCGACCGGCGGCGTCGTCGGCCTGAAGGGCAACCTTGCCCCCGAGGGCGCGATCGTGAAGGTCGCCGGCATCCCGGCCGAGAAGCAGGTCTTCACCGGCCCGGCCCGCGTGTTCGACGGCGAGGAAGCCTGCTTCGAGGCCGTGCAGACACGCGCCTACAAGGAAGGCGACGTGCTCGTCATCCGCTACGAGGGGCCCCGCGGCGGCCCCGGCATGCGCGAGATGCTGTCCACCACCGCGGCCCTCTACGGGCAGGGGATGGGCGACAAGGTCGCCCTCATCACCGACGGGCGCTTCTCCGGCGCCACGCGCGGCTTCTGCGTCGGCCATGTCGGGCCCGAGGCGGCCGTGGGCGGACCGATCGGCCTGATCCGCGACGGCGACGTGATCACCCTCGACGCCATCCAGGGCACGCTCAGCGTCGCCCTGTCGGATGACGAGCTCGCCGAACGGCGCAAGGCTTGGACGCCGCGGACCAACACCGCGACCTCGGGCTATCTCTGGAAATACGCGCAGGGCGTCGGGCCCGCCCTGTACGGCGCCGTCACCCATCCGGGAGGTGCCAAGGAGACGCAGACCTATGCGGACGTCTAG